A window from Sinorhizobium fredii encodes these proteins:
- a CDS encoding protein-L-isoaspartate O-methyltransferase family protein — protein MTRNRRASLNEIRAFHARMMAVASNSADERLERIFELVPREAFLGSGPWQIKVNRRYIETPSVDPCYVYQNVLVALDVTKGINNGEPFLHAALIGAAAPKPGEMVIHVGAGTGYYTALLAMLVLPNGYVQAFEIDRRLADRARENLEPFEGVAVTNDDATALPMQSANLVYVSAGVVALPAHWLEALLPGGRIIFPWQANRRTGLAVLITRTAAGYEARPLMPAWFIPCVGASDGAKCSKLPSSADAWSTRSVWLTRDRSPDETAVAIYKDLWFSTADARPPRSS, from the coding sequence ATGACTAGAAATCGCCGTGCCAGTTTGAATGAGATACGCGCATTCCACGCGAGGATGATGGCGGTTGCCAGCAACTCGGCAGACGAACGGCTTGAGCGGATATTTGAGCTTGTCCCGCGCGAGGCCTTCCTGGGTTCCGGGCCGTGGCAGATCAAAGTCAATCGACGCTACATAGAGACGCCCAGCGTCGATCCCTGCTACGTCTACCAGAATGTCCTTGTCGCACTGGATGTCACGAAAGGCATCAACAATGGCGAACCGTTCCTCCATGCAGCCTTGATCGGCGCGGCGGCCCCCAAGCCTGGTGAGATGGTCATCCATGTCGGCGCGGGAACGGGCTACTATACCGCGCTGCTGGCGATGCTGGTGCTGCCAAACGGGTATGTTCAAGCTTTTGAGATTGATCGACGGCTGGCCGACCGTGCGCGGGAAAACCTCGAGCCGTTTGAGGGCGTTGCGGTCACCAATGATGATGCGACCGCTCTGCCCATGCAGAGCGCCAACCTCGTCTATGTGAGTGCCGGCGTCGTCGCGCTTCCAGCGCACTGGCTGGAAGCACTGCTCCCCGGCGGCCGCATAATCTTTCCTTGGCAGGCAAACAGGAGGACCGGTCTCGCAGTGCTGATCACACGAACAGCCGCAGGCTACGAAGCGAGGCCACTGATGCCAGCTTGGTTCATTCCCTGCGTCGGTGCATCAGATGGTGCCAAATGCAGCAAGTTGCCAAGTTCGGCCGATGCATGGTCGACACGCTCGGTCTGGCTGACACGGGATCGCTCGCCAGACGAGACGGCCGTTGCAATCTACAAAGACCTTTGGTTTTCAACCGCCGACGCAAGACCGCCCAGGTCGAGCTGA
- a CDS encoding PTS sugar transporter subunit IIA — MTLRQGIDFDAPDDEPVDILLATAWPQDHQEGFLPVLAKLCRPFRSSQVLQGIRNARSRTEVMMVLQSFSNPDVLLDRPIFRINPQ, encoded by the coding sequence ATGACCCTTCGGCAGGGTATCGATTTTGACGCACCTGACGACGAACCGGTAGACATTCTTCTGGCGACGGCCTGGCCGCAGGACCACCAGGAAGGCTTTTTGCCGGTACTTGCCAAACTTTGCCGTCCGTTCAGATCGAGCCAGGTTCTACAAGGGATTCGCAACGCCCGCTCGAGAACCGAGGTGATGATGGTCCTGCAGTCATTCTCCAACCCTGATGTCCTGTTGGACCGACCGATCTTCAGAATTAATCCTCAATGA
- a CDS encoding ABC transporter ATP-binding protein produces MALAVVKTAPPTDNPHQAKSMVSLDSVTMAFGAYVAVQDVNLSVADGEFLAIVGPTGCGKSTILNATAGLLKPASGTVSIDGQPVRAIQNDIGYLFQQDALLPWKTAIENVELGPMFKGVGAAERREQSMRWLAKVGLKGFEHRYPHQLSGGQRKRVQMAQALITGPKVILMDEPFSALDIHTRHLMQNELLRLWQEERRAVVMITHDLEEAIALGDRVVVLAAGPRSRVIDSFPVDLERPRDVAEIKLDPRFMDLYRNIWSSLRGEVEKSYERHD; encoded by the coding sequence ATGGCATTGGCCGTAGTTAAAACCGCACCCCCGACGGACAACCCTCATCAAGCAAAGTCGATGGTTTCCCTCGACTCGGTCACCATGGCATTCGGCGCCTACGTGGCCGTGCAAGATGTGAACCTGAGTGTTGCCGATGGCGAGTTCCTCGCCATCGTAGGCCCTACGGGCTGCGGCAAGAGCACAATACTGAATGCGACTGCCGGCCTGCTGAAACCTGCGAGTGGCACCGTATCGATCGATGGTCAGCCGGTGCGTGCGATCCAGAACGACATCGGTTATCTCTTCCAGCAGGACGCATTGCTACCGTGGAAGACCGCGATCGAGAACGTGGAACTCGGTCCCATGTTCAAGGGTGTCGGCGCTGCCGAACGTCGCGAGCAGTCGATGAGATGGTTGGCGAAAGTCGGACTGAAGGGGTTCGAGCATCGCTATCCCCATCAGCTATCCGGCGGTCAGCGCAAGCGCGTGCAGATGGCCCAGGCGCTGATTACTGGCCCCAAGGTCATCCTGATGGACGAGCCCTTCTCGGCGCTCGATATCCATACCCGCCATCTGATGCAGAACGAGCTGTTGCGGCTTTGGCAGGAAGAAAGGCGCGCCGTTGTGATGATCACACACGACCTTGAGGAGGCAATTGCCCTCGGTGATCGAGTCGTGGTGCTTGCCGCCGGACCGCGATCGCGGGTGATCGACAGCTTCCCCGTCGATCTCGAACGCCCGCGCGACGTCGCCGAAATCAAGCTCGATCCACGCTTCATGGATCTTTATCGCAACATCTGGTCGTCGCTGCGCGGCGAAGTGGAGAAAAGCTATGAACGCCATGACTGA
- a CDS encoding ABC transporter substrate-binding protein, which yields MHKLMLALAATVAFTGPALADPVRISVGSYNLNNLPFPVAQGLGLYEKEGLEVTVENFASGGSKTLQALVAGSTDIAVGFYDHTIQMQSQNKAVVAFVQLARNSGLVLAGGKESTFDPAKPETIKGAKIGITSPGSSSDFFVRYYLQRNGLSADDVSLIGVGSGSAAVAALEQGKVDLLVNYDPAATFIEAKGVGKILIDGRSDDGAKAIYGGIYPTSVLYATQSYIEENPETIQKVTNATVKALEWMNSHSAEEIVDKLPKEFISGDRDTYIKAVENAKAIFSRDGRIDEEDIKTPLAVLKSFNEKVAAAEIDLTKTYTNEFVGKVPTVAAN from the coding sequence ATGCACAAGCTCATGCTCGCCCTCGCGGCAACCGTCGCCTTTACCGGTCCCGCGTTGGCGGATCCGGTCCGCATCAGCGTCGGTTCTTATAATCTTAATAATCTTCCCTTTCCGGTCGCCCAAGGGCTCGGCCTTTATGAGAAGGAAGGCCTGGAGGTGACGGTAGAGAACTTCGCGTCGGGCGGCTCGAAGACTCTCCAGGCGCTCGTTGCCGGCTCGACGGATATCGCCGTCGGCTTCTACGACCACACCATCCAGATGCAGTCTCAGAACAAGGCCGTCGTGGCCTTCGTGCAACTCGCTCGCAATTCCGGCCTGGTGCTGGCAGGCGGGAAGGAAAGCACATTCGACCCGGCAAAGCCTGAAACGATCAAAGGGGCGAAAATCGGGATCACCTCGCCAGGCTCGTCTTCCGATTTCTTCGTCCGCTATTATCTGCAGCGCAACGGCTTGTCCGCCGACGACGTCTCGCTGATCGGCGTTGGCTCCGGATCTGCCGCCGTTGCAGCGCTCGAACAGGGCAAGGTCGACCTGCTCGTCAACTACGACCCGGCGGCAACCTTCATCGAAGCCAAGGGTGTTGGGAAGATCCTGATCGACGGGCGCAGCGACGACGGTGCCAAGGCGATCTATGGCGGGATTTACCCCACCTCCGTCCTCTATGCCACACAGAGCTATATCGAGGAAAATCCGGAAACCATCCAGAAGGTCACGAATGCGACGGTCAAAGCGCTCGAGTGGATGAATAGCCACTCCGCGGAAGAGATCGTCGACAAGCTTCCGAAGGAGTTCATCTCCGGCGATCGTGACACCTACATCAAGGCGGTCGAGAACGCGAAGGCGATCTTTTCAAGGGACGGGCGCATCGACGAGGAAGATATCAAGACTCCGCTCGCCGTCCTGAAGAGCTTCAACGAAAAAGTCGCCGCGGCTGAAATCGACCTTACGAAAACCTACACGAACGAGTTCGTCGGCAAGGTCCCGACCGTCGCTGCCAACTGA
- a CDS encoding GAF domain-containing protein, with protein MKDQHARTANEFARRAYEQSVLYRFTDRLYRARSVDDVYQASLDAIVDGLGCGRASILRFDAKGVMRFVAWRDLSEAYRQAVDGHSPWRQGDQNAQPIFIIDIVTADIPAGLKTTIRKEGIGALAFVPLAIDDKVIGKFMAYFARPHDFTTDELQLSLTIARQLGFSISRHLADENARRWSAVVESSNDAIFTSDLGGIVTSWNTGAERLLGYTQAEVLGTPAAVLIPDDSLDAAAGRGSGLFSRLTGRPVF; from the coding sequence ATGAAGGACCAGCATGCTCGTACCGCGAACGAGTTCGCGCGGCGAGCCTATGAGCAAAGTGTGCTGTATCGCTTTACCGACCGCCTCTATCGAGCGCGTTCAGTGGATGACGTCTATCAGGCGTCTCTCGATGCAATCGTCGACGGACTGGGATGCGGCCGCGCCTCGATCCTGCGCTTCGACGCCAAAGGGGTCATGCGGTTCGTCGCGTGGCGGGACTTGTCTGAAGCCTATCGGCAGGCGGTCGACGGACATTCGCCGTGGCGCCAGGGCGATCAAAATGCACAGCCGATCTTCATCATCGACATCGTTACGGCCGACATACCGGCAGGACTGAAGACGACGATCCGGAAGGAAGGTATTGGTGCCCTCGCCTTCGTGCCGCTGGCGATCGACGACAAGGTCATTGGCAAGTTCATGGCCTATTTCGCAAGGCCTCACGACTTCACGACGGACGAACTCCAACTGTCACTGACGATTGCCCGGCAACTGGGTTTCAGCATCAGCCGCCATTTGGCTGACGAGAACGCCCGGCGATGGAGCGCCGTGGTGGAATCCTCGAATGATGCCATCTTCACCAGTGACCTGGGCGGCATCGTCACCAGTTGGAATACCGGCGCCGAACGGCTGCTCGGCTATACGCAAGCTGAGGTCCTGGGGACGCCGGCGGCGGTCCTCATCCCGGACGATAGCCTCGACGCTGCTGCGGGTCGCGGCAGCGGGCTGTTTTCCAGGCTCACTGGTCGACCCGTATTCTGA
- a CDS encoding ABC transporter ATP-binding protein: MSFSDLIYRPFETLIRPLDIPYTPLPSRGPFALLMHFASMFRGALAAVAMLMIAIEGINLATIWGISFVVDGVTAKGAAAFLQENWPTLAVLGVLVFPVLPLLIFLGNTLNSQAVAVCMPAAMQWQGHKAVERQDLAFFHDLFAGQVAARISQVASAVQQQIVVAFYQGPLFLVQFVGSLVLLSALSWPLALPVFVWIAANIALASVAVPHFSERSRKTARARSLVVGAMTDLYSNIQMVKLFAAEDSEAGTMRKIMANAIESQQRERRIHLTTDTSVILLNTVLILANSAVGFWGLVGGFVTIGQFVASVAIVLRLNANSRAFLQMGQQIFQAVGTIRDAMPVVTTPPTIIDAPNASSLTVRAGQVEFRNVQFEYRQGQGVIEGLSLTVRAGEKVGLVGLSGAGKSTLVSLLLRFFDLKGGAIYIDGQDIRNVTQASLRQSIGVVTQDVSLLHRSVGDNIRYGRPSASREEVEHAARLAEADGFIANLKDSEGRTGYDAFVGDRGVKLSGGQRQRVAIARVLLKDAPILVLDEATSALDSEAEAAVQDKLALLMAGKTVIAIAHRLSTIASMDRIVVLDKGRIVEQGTPSALLERDGLYARLWKRQTGGYIADTVEAT; encoded by the coding sequence ATGTCGTTTTCGGATCTCATCTATCGCCCGTTCGAGACGCTCATTCGTCCGCTTGACATTCCTTACACGCCGCTGCCCTCACGGGGGCCGTTCGCGCTTCTCATGCATTTCGCCTCGATGTTCCGCGGCGCGCTCGCGGCCGTCGCCATGCTGATGATCGCTATCGAAGGCATCAATCTCGCGACGATCTGGGGCATTTCCTTTGTCGTGGACGGGGTGACCGCCAAGGGCGCGGCCGCTTTCCTCCAAGAGAATTGGCCTACGCTGGCCGTTCTCGGCGTGCTGGTTTTCCCGGTGCTGCCGCTGCTGATCTTCCTCGGCAACACGCTGAACTCGCAGGCCGTGGCAGTCTGCATGCCGGCCGCGATGCAATGGCAAGGCCACAAGGCGGTGGAGCGCCAAGACCTCGCCTTCTTCCACGATCTCTTCGCCGGCCAGGTGGCTGCGCGCATTTCCCAGGTCGCGTCTGCCGTGCAGCAGCAGATCGTCGTGGCCTTCTACCAAGGACCGCTCTTCCTCGTGCAGTTTGTCGGCTCGCTCGTTCTGCTCAGCGCGCTCTCCTGGCCGCTGGCGCTCCCCGTCTTCGTCTGGATCGCGGCCAACATCGCGCTTGCGTCGGTAGCCGTGCCGCATTTTTCCGAGCGTTCGCGCAAGACCGCCCGCGCCCGCAGCCTTGTCGTCGGCGCCATGACCGACCTCTACAGCAACATCCAGATGGTGAAGCTGTTCGCGGCGGAGGACAGTGAAGCGGGGACGATGCGCAAGATCATGGCGAACGCTATCGAGAGCCAGCAGCGCGAAAGGCGCATCCACCTGACCACCGACACGAGCGTCATCCTGCTCAATACCGTCCTCATACTCGCCAATTCCGCCGTAGGCTTCTGGGGACTTGTGGGCGGCTTCGTCACCATCGGCCAGTTCGTCGCCTCGGTTGCTATCGTGCTGCGGCTCAACGCGAACTCCCGTGCCTTCCTGCAGATGGGGCAGCAGATTTTTCAGGCGGTGGGAACGATCCGCGACGCCATGCCCGTCGTGACCACGCCTCCGACGATCATCGACGCGCCGAACGCCAGCTCGCTCACCGTGAGGGCCGGCCAGGTCGAGTTCAGGAACGTGCAGTTTGAATACCGGCAGGGACAAGGGGTGATCGAAGGCCTGTCGCTCACTGTGCGTGCCGGCGAGAAGGTGGGGCTGGTCGGCCTCTCCGGCGCCGGCAAGTCGACCCTGGTCAGCCTGCTCCTCCGCTTCTTCGATCTGAAGGGCGGCGCCATTTACATAGACGGGCAGGATATACGCAACGTCACGCAGGCGAGCCTGCGTCAGAGCATCGGCGTGGTCACCCAGGACGTATCGCTGCTGCATCGCTCGGTAGGCGACAATATCCGCTACGGCCGGCCAAGTGCCTCGCGGGAAGAGGTGGAACATGCCGCGAGGCTAGCTGAGGCGGACGGCTTCATCGCCAATCTCAAGGACAGCGAAGGCCGCACCGGTTATGACGCCTTCGTCGGCGACCGCGGCGTAAAGCTGTCCGGGGGCCAGCGCCAGCGCGTCGCTATCGCACGAGTCCTGCTCAAGGACGCGCCGATCCTTGTGCTCGACGAGGCGACGTCAGCACTAGATAGCGAAGCCGAGGCTGCGGTGCAGGACAAGCTCGCCCTATTGATGGCGGGAAAGACGGTAATTGCTATCGCGCATCGCCTCTCCACCATCGCCAGCATGGACCGGATCGTCGTGCTCGATAAAGGCCGCATCGTCGAGCAAGGAACACCGTCGGCGCTGCTCGAACGAGACGGGCTCTACGCGCGGCTATGGAAGCGGCAGACGGGTGGCTACATTGCCGATACGGTCGAAGCGACGTGA
- the dhaK gene encoding dihydroxyacetone kinase subunit DhaK has translation MKKFMNRAETLVAESLAGFVTAHERLVTFGANRRFVRRLSLRPDKIALISGGGAGHEPMHVGFVGKGMLDAACTGHVFTSPTPDQIIAAIRETDGGEGCLLIVKNYDGDVMNFEMAAELAAAEHRIATLIVRDDVNPSGSKRSQGRRGVAGTLVVEKLLGAAAEAGWRLEELSALGEDLNGRIRTMGVALSGVTVPDTERKTFVLSEDEMEMGVGIHGEPGRARVKIATGDEIVETMLEAILSDLAPDRSDQLLLFINGFGGTPVSELYLAYNSARARFARLGVTVARSLVGTYVTSLDMAGLSITVARLDERELSLWDAPVDTAALRWGS, from the coding sequence ATGAAGAAATTCATGAATCGAGCCGAGACGCTGGTGGCCGAAAGCCTCGCGGGATTCGTTACGGCCCACGAACGGCTGGTGACCTTCGGAGCGAACAGGAGGTTCGTTCGCCGACTCAGTCTTCGTCCGGACAAGATCGCGCTCATTTCGGGCGGCGGCGCCGGACACGAGCCGATGCACGTCGGTTTTGTCGGCAAAGGTATGCTGGACGCGGCCTGCACCGGACATGTCTTCACCTCCCCGACGCCGGACCAGATCATTGCCGCGATCCGGGAAACCGACGGCGGCGAGGGGTGTCTGCTGATCGTCAAGAATTATGACGGCGACGTCATGAATTTCGAGATGGCCGCCGAGCTCGCGGCGGCCGAGCACCGGATCGCCACCCTGATCGTGCGCGATGACGTAAATCCCAGCGGGTCGAAGCGCAGCCAGGGCAGGAGAGGTGTTGCGGGAACACTCGTGGTCGAGAAGCTGCTTGGAGCGGCGGCGGAGGCCGGCTGGCGGCTCGAAGAACTGAGTGCGCTTGGCGAGGACCTGAACGGCCGCATCCGCACGATGGGCGTGGCGCTTAGCGGCGTGACAGTACCCGACACCGAGCGGAAGACCTTCGTGCTCAGCGAAGACGAAATGGAGATGGGCGTCGGAATTCACGGAGAGCCGGGACGTGCACGGGTCAAAATCGCGACCGGCGACGAGATCGTGGAAACGATGCTCGAGGCGATCTTGAGCGATCTGGCGCCGGACCGGAGCGACCAGTTGCTCCTCTTCATCAATGGCTTCGGTGGCACCCCGGTATCGGAGCTCTATCTCGCCTACAATTCCGCCCGCGCGCGGTTTGCGCGCCTGGGCGTCACAGTTGCCCGCTCGCTGGTCGGAACCTATGTCACCTCCCTGGACATGGCGGGCCTCTCAATCACCGTTGCGCGCCTCGACGAACGAGAGCTTTCCTTGTGGGACGCACCAGTTGACACCGCGGCGCTGCGCTGGGGAAGCTGA
- a CDS encoding ABC transporter permease: protein MNAMTERLIQVVLLVVIVGGWQLGVTAGVIDVFFFPAPVDIFNQVVSWVMDTSFYSHVAITLTETVLGYLVGTALGVAAGVWLGLSRSAARILDPFIKGLNAIPRVVLAPIFVLWLGLGLWSKVALAVTLVFFVTFFNAMQGVREVNPVVLSNARILGAKRSDLLRHVYFPAAASWILSSLRTSVGFAVVGAIIGEYLGSSAGLGYLIAQAEGNFDAVGVFAGIFILAIFVLIIDSILDMAERRLIKWRPSASERRA from the coding sequence ATGAACGCCATGACTGAACGCTTAATCCAGGTCGTGCTGCTGGTGGTAATTGTCGGCGGCTGGCAGCTCGGTGTCACGGCAGGCGTTATCGACGTCTTCTTTTTCCCGGCGCCGGTCGACATCTTCAACCAGGTTGTTTCCTGGGTGATGGACACCAGCTTTTATAGCCATGTGGCGATCACCTTGACGGAAACCGTGCTCGGCTATCTGGTCGGAACGGCACTTGGCGTGGCGGCAGGCGTTTGGCTCGGCCTCAGCCGCTCGGCGGCGCGGATCCTGGACCCTTTTATCAAGGGCTTGAACGCGATCCCTCGCGTCGTACTGGCGCCAATCTTCGTGCTTTGGCTCGGCCTCGGTCTGTGGTCCAAGGTGGCGCTGGCCGTGACGCTCGTGTTTTTTGTCACCTTCTTCAACGCCATGCAAGGCGTCCGCGAAGTGAACCCGGTGGTGCTGTCGAACGCTCGCATTTTGGGGGCCAAGCGGTCGGACCTGCTCCGCCATGTCTACTTCCCGGCAGCAGCGAGTTGGATCCTATCCTCCCTGCGTACATCGGTCGGCTTTGCCGTCGTCGGGGCGATCATCGGCGAGTATCTCGGTTCTTCCGCCGGCCTCGGCTACCTCATCGCACAGGCCGAAGGCAATTTCGATGCAGTGGGCGTCTTTGCAGGTATCTTTATCCTCGCGATCTTCGTCCTGATCATCGACAGCATCCTGGACATGGCAGAGAGACGCTTGATCAAGTGGCGTCCGAGCGCATCCGAACGCCGGGCTTGA
- a CDS encoding 4-oxalomesaconate tautomerase has protein sequence MNDLLAIPCVLMRGGTSKGPFFLAADLPAEPSERDKILLSVMGSGHPLQIDGIGGGNPVTSKVAIVGPATIAGADVDYLFAQVRVDQQMVDTSPNCGNMLAAVGPFAIEAGLVPVRGETTLVRIHNVNTGKMIEADVPTPNGNVSYLGEAAIDGVPGSAAPIALTFMDAAGARTGQLFPTGKPIDWIDGVAVTCIDCAMPMVLVEAHSIGATGFESTAELNADKELQGRLEKLRIAAGERMGLGDVRNQVTPKPVLISRAKSGGDVNVRYFMPHQCHPSLATTGAVGIATACINEGTVASLLVGTRKPPVVLSIEHPSGHLDVKLYGRDGKVVAGILRTARRLFEGHVFAKPVTQLGCAA, from the coding sequence ATGAACGACCTCTTGGCGATCCCTTGCGTGCTGATGAGAGGCGGCACCTCGAAAGGTCCGTTCTTCCTGGCAGCCGATCTTCCTGCGGAGCCCAGCGAGCGGGACAAGATCCTGCTGTCCGTCATGGGCTCGGGTCACCCGCTGCAGATCGATGGCATCGGCGGCGGCAACCCGGTCACGAGCAAGGTGGCCATCGTCGGACCTGCCACCATCGCTGGTGCTGACGTGGATTACCTCTTTGCCCAGGTGCGGGTCGACCAACAGATGGTCGACACCTCTCCGAACTGCGGCAACATGCTTGCTGCGGTCGGCCCTTTCGCCATCGAGGCGGGTCTGGTTCCGGTCCGAGGCGAAACGACGCTCGTCCGAATCCATAACGTCAACACTGGCAAGATGATCGAAGCCGACGTTCCGACGCCGAATGGCAACGTCTCATATCTCGGCGAAGCGGCGATCGACGGTGTACCGGGCAGCGCAGCGCCGATCGCGCTGACCTTCATGGACGCAGCCGGCGCGCGTACCGGACAGCTCTTCCCAACCGGCAAGCCTATCGATTGGATCGACGGTGTGGCTGTCACATGCATCGATTGCGCCATGCCGATGGTGTTGGTCGAGGCACACTCGATCGGCGCAACAGGCTTCGAGTCAACGGCTGAACTCAATGCTGATAAGGAACTGCAAGGACGGCTGGAAAAGCTGCGCATCGCTGCCGGAGAACGGATGGGCCTTGGCGACGTGCGCAACCAGGTGACTCCGAAGCCCGTGCTCATTTCCAGGGCAAAGTCAGGAGGGGACGTCAACGTGCGCTATTTCATGCCGCATCAATGTCACCCTTCGCTGGCGACGACCGGGGCCGTGGGGATTGCCACCGCCTGCATCAATGAAGGCACCGTAGCTTCCCTTCTCGTCGGCACGCGCAAACCGCCGGTGGTGCTTTCGATTGAGCACCCGAGCGGCCACCTGGACGTCAAGCTCTATGGAAGGGACGGCAAGGTCGTTGCCGGCATCCTTCGCACCGCCCGCCGGCTGTTCGAAGGACATGTCTTCGCAAAACCTGTCACGCAACTGGGTTGCGCGGCATAA
- a CDS encoding PTS sugar transporter subunit IIA: MRPHEFHWQRELLIKAPCQDRRSALQAIASDISERTGLEADSIFDPLVEREALGSTAFGGGFALPHALVPKLRAPAKVH; encoded by the coding sequence ATGCGTCCACATGAGTTCCACTGGCAACGGGAACTGTTAATCAAGGCTCCTTGCCAGGACAGACGATCCGCTCTTCAAGCGATCGCGTCAGATATATCAGAGCGAACTGGTCTCGAGGCCGACTCCATATTTGATCCTCTTGTGGAGCGTGAGGCGTTGGGATCGACCGCTTTTGGCGGAGGATTTGCCCTGCCTCATGCCCTCGTGCCGAAGCTTCGCGCACCCGCAAAGGTACACTGA
- a CDS encoding LysR family transcriptional regulator produces the protein MSINCEILDLRAFLSVVELESFHRAADALHLSQPALSRRIQKLEQAIGAPLLERTTRHVSATALGTELIPLVRRMLEEFDGSLFAVRDVGANRGGLVTIACLPTAAFYFLPTVIREFNEKYPNIRFRILDLPATDGLQAVARGEVEFGINIMGTSDPDLIFDRLVEDPFVLAARRDHPLAAKAAVGWAELEPYHLITVHRSSGNRTLLDAALAKSNIKLRWFYEVTHLSTSLGLVEAGLGISVLPRMATPQDDHPFLITRPIGDPEISRTIGVVRRRGGTLSPAAERFLKMLMGAWGSA, from the coding sequence ATGAGCATTAATTGCGAGATCCTTGATCTTCGGGCGTTCTTGAGCGTGGTCGAGCTGGAGAGCTTTCATCGTGCTGCCGATGCGTTGCACCTGTCGCAGCCCGCCCTGAGCCGCCGGATTCAAAAACTCGAGCAGGCGATTGGAGCGCCCCTACTGGAGCGAACGACCAGGCATGTGTCGGCGACGGCGCTCGGAACAGAACTCATTCCGCTTGTGCGGCGCATGTTGGAGGAATTCGACGGTTCCTTGTTCGCCGTACGCGACGTTGGCGCCAATCGAGGCGGATTGGTAACGATCGCATGCCTCCCTACCGCAGCATTCTACTTCCTACCGACCGTCATTCGCGAGTTCAACGAGAAGTATCCCAACATTCGCTTTCGTATCCTCGACCTGCCCGCGACCGACGGCCTCCAAGCTGTGGCACGCGGTGAGGTGGAGTTCGGCATAAATATCATGGGCACGTCGGACCCGGACTTGATCTTCGACCGGCTGGTGGAAGACCCTTTCGTGCTGGCAGCGCGCAGAGATCATCCCCTCGCCGCCAAGGCCGCGGTCGGCTGGGCAGAGCTCGAGCCCTACCACCTGATAACCGTTCATCGATCAAGCGGCAACCGAACCTTGCTCGACGCGGCCCTGGCAAAATCGAATATCAAGCTACGTTGGTTCTACGAGGTGACCCATCTGTCCACTTCCCTCGGTCTGGTGGAGGCGGGCCTCGGAATCTCGGTCCTGCCGCGCATGGCGACCCCGCAGGATGACCATCCGTTCTTGATCACGCGCCCGATTGGCGATCCCGAGATATCGCGTACCATCGGCGTGGTCCGCCGCCGGGGCGGCACCTTGTCGCCGGCAGCGGAGAGATTTCTCAAGATGCTGATGGGCGCATGGGGAAGTGCTTGA